A single genomic interval of Pseudodesulfovibrio sp. S3 harbors:
- a CDS encoding FAD-dependent oxidoreductase, translating to MTFDLVVIGAGPGGFDAAAEAAGYGLSVALVEKDFLGGTCLNRGCIPTKLWLGATSAIEELHNQARMKVASGEVVVDFAALQGRVQKHLAGTRKAMAMQLKKLGIELVEGIGRLSGGHTVTVATAEGEQTLEYKKLVIATGSKPIFFPGLEPDNDCVLDSDMFLSMETMPTSLIVVGAGFIGLEMAQVAHRFGAKITVVDAMDRVAPLEDLEVSKALQSTFKRWKWDVLLEKRVAGVRTVNGQAELTLESGDKITADKALVAVGRGPVTQGIGLEEAGIELMFNQIQVNEHMEAAPDIYAIGDANGHIQLAHAASHQAHYVAAHAAGKTGAPYESGPVPSVLYGAPEAMRVGLMENEAFLVDFDTAETSTAQLAANPMAQAHAATQGFVKVIWSGGKVVGVTGVGHDVSRLVTPATLIVQQGWTIDDVHKTIFPHPSLDEALLMALKAERKQV from the coding sequence ATGACCTTTGATCTCGTGGTCATCGGCGCAGGTCCCGGCGGATTTGACGCCGCTGCGGAAGCCGCCGGTTACGGCCTTTCGGTCGCACTGGTGGAAAAGGACTTCCTGGGCGGCACCTGCCTCAACCGGGGGTGCATCCCGACCAAGCTCTGGCTCGGCGCGACCTCGGCCATCGAGGAACTGCACAACCAGGCCAGGATGAAAGTCGCTTCCGGCGAGGTGGTCGTGGATTTCGCCGCCTTGCAGGGCCGGGTGCAAAAACACCTGGCAGGCACCCGCAAGGCCATGGCCATGCAGTTGAAAAAACTCGGCATCGAACTCGTTGAAGGGATCGGCAGGCTGTCCGGCGGGCACACCGTCACCGTGGCAACCGCCGAAGGCGAGCAGACCCTGGAATACAAAAAACTGGTCATTGCCACCGGTTCCAAGCCCATCTTCTTCCCCGGCCTGGAACCCGACAATGACTGTGTGCTCGATTCGGACATGTTCCTGTCCATGGAGACCATGCCCACCTCGCTCATCGTGGTGGGTGCGGGCTTCATCGGCCTGGAAATGGCCCAGGTGGCCCATCGTTTCGGTGCAAAAATCACCGTGGTGGACGCCATGGACCGCGTGGCCCCGCTGGAAGACCTTGAGGTTTCCAAGGCGCTCCAGTCCACCTTCAAGCGGTGGAAATGGGATGTCCTGCTCGAAAAACGCGTGGCAGGCGTGAGAACGGTCAACGGCCAGGCCGAACTGACCCTGGAATCAGGCGACAAGATCACGGCGGACAAGGCCTTGGTAGCCGTGGGCCGTGGGCCCGTCACCCAGGGCATCGGCCTTGAAGAGGCGGGCATCGAACTCATGTTCAACCAGATTCAGGTAAACGAGCACATGGAGGCAGCACCGGACATCTACGCCATCGGCGATGCCAACGGCCATATCCAACTGGCGCATGCGGCTTCGCATCAGGCCCATTACGTGGCCGCGCATGCCGCAGGCAAGACAGGGGCGCCCTACGAGTCCGGCCCGGTGCCGAGCGTGCTCTACGGCGCCCCCGAAGCCATGCGCGTGGGACTCATGGAGAACGAGGCATTCCTTGTCGACTTCGACACTGCGGAAACCTCCACCGCACAGTTGGCGGCCAACCCCATGGCCCAGGCCCATGCAGCCACCCAGGGATTCGTCAAGGTGATCTGGTCCGGCGGAAAGGTGGTGGGCGTCACCGGCGTGGGACACGATGTCTCCCGTCTGGTCACCCCGGCCACGCTGATAGTGCAGCAGGGTTGGACCATCGATGACGTGCACAAAACCATCTTCCCGCACCCGTCCCTGGACGAGGCGTTGCTCATGGCCCTCAAGGCAGAGAGAAAGCAGGTCTGA
- the gcvPB gene encoding aminomethyl-transferring glycine dehydrogenase subunit GcvPB: protein MKTIYETSVAGREGCWPCEGMAEEAYIPKELLRDGDIGLPSASELDVVRHFTRLSQRNYGVDGNFYPLGSCTMKYNPKFTEVVAAMPGFTRLHPVLPQLQGAGGLCQGALEVMFETENLLSEITGMAAYTLHPMAGAHGELTGVMLMAAYHKDRGNKKTKIIVPDSAHGTNPASAAIAGYDVITVESVDGIVSPDALAEVLDDDVAGMMMTCPNTLGLFERNLPTIVKMLRKVDALLYYDGANLNAIMGKMRVGDVGFDIVHWNLHKTMATPHGGGGPGSGPVGVSEKLVPFLPISRVAKQEDGRFFLDYNYPKSIGYVAPFYGNFGVYLKAYAYMLRLGGLGLTRASENAVLAANYMRKRLSTHFEIPFNRICMHEFVASASAQAKKGVRALDFAKGLLDKGHHAPTIYFPLIVPEALMIEPTETENKETLDQFIDDLIELAELVDTNPAALTSAPVTLPVTRLDETKAARSMELTDDL from the coding sequence ATGAAGACCATATACGAAACTTCCGTAGCCGGACGCGAGGGCTGCTGGCCCTGCGAAGGCATGGCTGAAGAAGCCTATATCCCCAAGGAACTGCTGCGCGACGGCGACATCGGCCTGCCTTCGGCCTCCGAGTTGGATGTGGTCCGCCACTTCACCAGACTCTCCCAGCGCAACTATGGCGTGGACGGCAATTTCTATCCCTTGGGTTCGTGCACGATGAAGTACAACCCCAAGTTCACCGAAGTGGTGGCTGCCATGCCCGGCTTCACCCGGCTTCATCCGGTATTACCCCAGCTCCAGGGCGCGGGCGGATTGTGCCAGGGCGCACTGGAAGTCATGTTCGAAACCGAGAATCTGCTCTCGGAAATCACCGGCATGGCCGCCTACACCCTGCATCCCATGGCAGGAGCGCACGGCGAACTGACCGGCGTCATGCTCATGGCCGCCTACCACAAGGATCGCGGCAACAAAAAGACCAAGATCATCGTGCCCGATTCGGCCCACGGCACCAACCCCGCCTCGGCTGCCATCGCGGGCTATGACGTGATCACCGTGGAATCCGTGGACGGCATCGTCAGCCCGGATGCCCTGGCCGAAGTCCTGGACGACGACGTGGCCGGCATGATGATGACCTGCCCCAACACCCTGGGATTGTTCGAGCGCAACCTGCCCACCATCGTCAAGATGCTGCGCAAGGTGGACGCCCTGCTCTACTACGACGGCGCAAACCTGAACGCCATCATGGGCAAGATGCGCGTGGGAGACGTGGGCTTCGACATCGTCCACTGGAACCTGCACAAAACCATGGCCACCCCTCACGGCGGCGGCGGACCCGGCTCCGGCCCGGTGGGCGTCAGCGAAAAGCTGGTCCCCTTCCTGCCCATCTCACGCGTGGCCAAACAGGAGGACGGGCGGTTCTTCCTTGATTACAACTACCCGAAATCCATCGGATACGTAGCCCCGTTTTACGGCAACTTCGGTGTCTACCTGAAAGCATACGCCTACATGCTGCGCCTGGGTGGCCTTGGCCTGACAAGGGCCTCGGAGAACGCCGTACTGGCGGCCAACTACATGCGCAAACGTTTGTCCACCCACTTCGAAATACCCTTCAACCGCATCTGCATGCATGAATTCGTGGCCTCGGCCTCGGCCCAAGCCAAAAAAGGCGTACGCGCCCTGGATTTCGCCAAGGGACTGCTGGACAAGGGACATCATGCGCCCACCATCTACTTCCCGCTCATCGTTCCCGAAGCGCTTATGATTGAACCCACCGAGACCGAGAACAAGGAAACTCTGGACCAGTTCATCGACGACCTGATCGAACTGGCCGAGCTGGTGGACACCAACCCCGCAGCCCTGACCTCGGCCCCGGTCACACTGCCCGTGACCCGGCTGGACGAGACCAAGGCAGCGCGTTCCATGGAGCTGACCGATGACCTTTGA
- the gcvPA gene encoding aminomethyl-transferring glycine dehydrogenase subunit GcvPA: protein MPYVPHTEDEVREMLAVIGVDSVEDLFAEITEDMRPQSFDLPEGLSEMEVLSKLEAMAAKNTINSVSFLGAGFYDHYIPAAVDALTMRGEFYTAYTPYQPEASQGTLQAIFEYQTGVTRLLGMEYANASVYDGGTALYEALMMAVRKTKRRKVIVSEALNPIYRVMLDSYTSNLDIEFVTVPHKDGLTDIPGLKAALDTDTAALLVQNPNFFGSINDFTELFAAAKAVKAVSIISSYPVLQTLLKTPGAMGADIAVAEGQSLGLPLSFGGPYLGIMTCNKEMIRQMPGRIVGRTEDSEGRTGYVLTLQAREQHIRRQKATSNICSNQSLCALRALVHMCALGELGLKRAARISVERAHICAERLTAIPGVKMLTKGAFGNEFAVILPVNAYEVIAKLTERGFVPGFPLGRYFDGLENGLLVACTEKTSEEQIGIFAEMLRGALK from the coding sequence ATGCCTTACGTTCCACATACCGAGGACGAGGTCAGGGAAATGCTCGCCGTCATCGGCGTCGACTCCGTGGAAGACCTCTTTGCCGAGATCACGGAGGATATGCGCCCCCAAAGTTTCGATCTTCCCGAGGGGTTGAGCGAAATGGAGGTTCTCTCCAAACTCGAAGCCATGGCAGCCAAAAACACCATCAACAGCGTGAGCTTCCTGGGTGCGGGTTTTTACGACCACTACATCCCAGCCGCCGTCGATGCGCTGACCATGCGCGGCGAATTCTACACGGCCTATACCCCGTACCAGCCCGAGGCCTCCCAGGGCACACTCCAGGCGATCTTCGAATACCAGACCGGCGTCACCCGCCTGCTCGGCATGGAGTACGCCAACGCCTCCGTATATGACGGCGGAACCGCCCTGTACGAGGCGCTGATGATGGCCGTCCGCAAGACCAAACGGCGCAAGGTCATTGTTTCCGAAGCATTGAACCCCATTTACCGGGTCATGCTCGACTCCTATACGTCCAATCTGGACATCGAATTCGTGACCGTGCCTCACAAGGACGGCCTGACAGACATTCCAGGCCTGAAGGCGGCCCTGGACACCGACACCGCCGCCCTGCTGGTTCAGAATCCGAACTTCTTCGGGTCCATCAATGATTTCACCGAACTGTTCGCGGCCGCCAAGGCAGTCAAGGCCGTGTCCATCATATCCTCCTACCCGGTCTTGCAGACGCTCCTCAAGACGCCGGGCGCCATGGGCGCGGATATTGCCGTGGCCGAAGGCCAATCCCTGGGACTGCCACTCTCCTTCGGAGGCCCCTACCTGGGCATCATGACCTGCAACAAGGAAATGATCCGTCAGATGCCCGGCCGCATCGTGGGCCGCACCGAAGATTCCGAGGGCCGCACCGGTTACGTGCTCACCCTCCAGGCGCGGGAACAGCACATCCGTCGCCAGAAGGCCACTTCCAACATCTGCTCCAACCAGTCCCTGTGCGCCCTGCGCGCCTTGGTCCACATGTGCGCCCTTGGCGAACTGGGCCTCAAGCGGGCAGCCAGGATTTCGGTCGAGCGCGCCCATATCTGCGCCGAACGACTGACCGCCATCCCCGGGGTGAAGATGCTCACCAAGGGAGCCTTCGGCAACGAGTTCGCGGTCATCCTGCCGGTAAACGCCTATGAGGTGATTGCCAAGCTGACCGAGCGCGGATTTGTGCCCGGCTTCCCCTTGGGACGCTATTTCGATGGACTGGAAAACGGTCTGCTGGTGGCCTGCACGGAAAAGACCAGCGAAGAACAGATCGGCATCTTTGCCGAGATGCTGCGAGGTGCGCTCAAATGA
- the gcvH gene encoding glycine cleavage system protein GcvH, which translates to MIPDDLLYAKSHEWVLIEGDIATVGITDFAQEQLGDLTFVELPEVGDTFEAGSEMGSVESVKAASEIYSPVSGEVIEVNESLEDNPEKVNEEPYGDGWLLKFKIKGTPEGLLDADEYATVVESEAH; encoded by the coding sequence ATGATTCCCGATGATCTTCTCTACGCCAAATCCCATGAATGGGTTCTGATTGAAGGCGATATTGCCACAGTCGGCATCACTGATTTCGCCCAGGAACAGTTGGGCGACCTGACTTTCGTTGAACTGCCCGAAGTGGGCGACACCTTTGAAGCCGGTTCGGAAATGGGTTCCGTCGAATCGGTCAAGGCCGCAAGCGAAATCTACTCCCCGGTCTCCGGTGAGGTGATTGAGGTCAACGAATCCCTTGAGGACAACCCGGAAAAAGTCAACGAAGAACCGTACGGTGACGGCTGGCTTCTGAAATTCAAGATCAAGGGCACCCCCGAGGGACTCCTGGACGCCGACGAATACGCCACAGTCGTCGAATCCGAAGCCCACTAG